Proteins encoded within one genomic window of Spirochaetaceae bacterium:
- a CDS encoding ABC transporter permease: MTANGGAAGTEAGREVRLRIRRPFPPDVSPVPEGGRNEAAENRDDFASQWQLMRRRFLRHRLAIIGSVVLLVMYLAALFAPFLSPHDPTQRNVAYREAPPQRVRLFADGRLRGPFVYALIGEKDRETYKTVYRADRSRIYPIRLFVQGHSYRLFGLFPMQVHLFGTGVEGVPVHLFGADALGRDVLARTLHGAQISLSIGLVGVAISFFLGILIGGVAGYFGGTVDEVVNRLIDLLISIPSLPLWMGLSAALPRGWPVAQTYLAITIILSLLGWTTLARVVRGKFLALRESDFVVAARIAGRRDMPIIFIHMVPSFLSHIIAALTLTIPGMILAETSLSFLGLGMQAPAISWGVLLKAAQNVHTLALAPWLMIPGLFVIATVLAFNFVGDGLRDAADPYAD; this comes from the coding sequence GCGTGAAGTAAGACTGCGCATACGGCGCCCGTTCCCACCTGACGTATCGCCTGTCCCGGAGGGCGGCCGCAACGAGGCAGCAGAGAACCGAGACGACTTCGCATCGCAGTGGCAGCTCATGCGGCGGCGCTTCCTCAGGCACCGGCTGGCCATCATCGGGTCGGTGGTGCTGTTGGTGATGTACCTTGCCGCGTTGTTCGCCCCGTTCCTGAGCCCGCACGACCCCACGCAGAGGAACGTCGCCTATCGTGAAGCGCCGCCGCAGCGGGTGCGCCTGTTCGCGGATGGGCGCCTGCGAGGACCCTTCGTCTACGCCTTGATCGGGGAAAAGGACCGCGAGACCTACAAGACCGTGTACCGGGCAGACCGTTCACGGATCTACCCGATCCGTCTCTTCGTGCAGGGACACAGCTACCGCCTGTTCGGCCTGTTCCCGATGCAGGTCCACCTGTTCGGCACCGGCGTCGAGGGGGTCCCGGTGCACCTGTTCGGGGCCGACGCTCTGGGCCGCGACGTGCTCGCGCGCACCCTGCACGGAGCGCAGATTTCACTGTCGATCGGGCTGGTGGGAGTGGCTATCAGCTTCTTCCTGGGCATCTTGATCGGTGGGGTGGCGGGCTACTTCGGCGGCACCGTGGACGAGGTGGTAAACCGCCTCATCGACCTCCTCATCTCGATTCCCAGTTTGCCGCTGTGGATGGGCCTGAGCGCGGCGTTGCCCCGCGGGTGGCCGGTGGCGCAGACCTACCTGGCCATCACCATCATCCTCTCGCTGCTCGGATGGACCACTCTGGCGCGCGTGGTACGGGGCAAGTTCCTGGCGCTGCGCGAATCCGACTTCGTGGTGGCCGCCCGGATCGCCGGCCGGCGTGATATGCCGATCATCTTCATTCACATGGTGCCGTCGTTCTTGAGCCACATCATCGCCGCGCTCACCCTCACCATCCCCGGCATGATACTGGCTGAGACGTCCCTCAGCTTCCTCGGGCTGGGCATGCAGGCGCCAGCGATAAGCTGGGGTGTGCTGTTGAAGGCAGCCCAGAACGTCCACACGCTGGCGTTGGCGCCGTGGCTGATGATTCCCGGCCTGTTCGTGATCGCTACGGTGCTCGCCTTCAATTTCGTAGGGGACGGGCTCCGTGATGCGGCAGACCCGTACGCCGACTGA